In Synechococcus sp. PCC 6312, one genomic interval encodes:
- a CDS encoding META domain-containing protein, protein MMSHPFRLAITGLVSTVLSWVPLAALAQAPSDSPSWLDQPLTNWNRPTSDFPQLPQPLPPINIAQCVSQIRQPSLDVERAVVAKGWKLFGPLQTYDTTQLFLATSGFDGMCRPMGFQAFVYVEGRYAGTLSPVLMDSRSDGVLYAPYLSSGTEINVQFARYRSTDPLCCPFGKSFVTFRIRPDEVPDLIATTVTTTENNENNATSVSTSSQSMELAGPKWYLQAIGNQMIPPGQVKANPPYVEFNTTEKRYFGSGGCNRFTGGFSETGNSLQMGPAASTKMACLQGNVQEIESQFFQAMGKVTRYEIQGNTLRLYAQNQLALVFQSR, encoded by the coding sequence ATTTCGTTTAGCTATCACTGGCCTGGTTTCTACGGTTCTGTCTTGGGTTCCCTTGGCTGCCTTGGCCCAGGCCCCGAGTGATTCTCCCTCTTGGCTAGATCAACCCTTAACCAACTGGAATCGGCCAACCTCAGATTTTCCCCAGTTGCCGCAACCCCTGCCTCCCATTAATATCGCCCAATGCGTTAGTCAGATTCGCCAACCCAGTCTTGATGTGGAGCGGGCCGTAGTTGCCAAAGGCTGGAAATTGTTTGGCCCCTTGCAAACCTATGACACCACCCAGTTATTTTTAGCCACCTCTGGTTTTGATGGGATGTGCCGGCCAATGGGCTTCCAGGCCTTTGTCTATGTGGAGGGCCGTTACGCGGGGACGCTCTCACCTGTACTAATGGACTCCCGTAGTGATGGGGTTCTTTATGCACCTTATCTGAGCAGTGGTACCGAAATTAACGTTCAGTTTGCCCGTTATCGCAGCACAGACCCGCTTTGTTGTCCCTTTGGGAAAAGCTTTGTCACGTTCAGGATTCGTCCTGATGAAGTTCCCGACTTAATTGCTACTACTGTTACAACAACTGAAAACAATGAGAATAATGCCACTTCAGTTTCTACCTCCAGTCAGTCTATGGAGTTAGCTGGCCCCAAATGGTATCTCCAGGCCATTGGTAACCAAATGATTCCACCAGGCCAAGTCAAAGCTAATCCCCCCTATGTGGAGTTTAATACGACTGAAAAACGCTATTTCGGCTCTGGAGGTTGCAACCGATTTACGGGGGGCTTTAGCGAAACCGGTAATTCTTTGCAGATGGGGCCCGCTGCCAGTACAAAAATGGCCTGTTTACAGGGTAATGTCCAAGAGATTGAATCTCAATTCTTCCAGGCTATGGGGAAGGTAACCCGCTATGAAATCCAAGGCAACACCTTGCGACTCTATGCCCAAAACCAACTGGCACTGGTGTTTCAATCTCGGTAA
- a CDS encoding sugar phosphate nucleotidyltransferase, which produces MQAVIIAGGKGTRMAPLTQTTPKPMLPLLDRPFLAWMVERCRAVGIRDILINVHYHAHQIEDYFGDGRAWGVQIRYLREEIPLDTAGAMKLAEPYFTGDSLLVFNADILTDLDLQQLIDCHQTAQAQATLALTRVSNPTAFGLVELAETQGGVNQVVAFREKPTPEQAAELGIDTINAGTYVLEPGIFAQYDHGQPLSFERTVFPQLLAQSERMAALIWEGYWQDLGTPQKYYQAHLDSLAGIMPYPIAEYAREIAPQVWAAPTAEVHAQAILKGPSYIGEKVKIGANAIVPEGTVIGQASLVDRPLEPGIYPAGTLAI; this is translated from the coding sequence ATGCAGGCTGTGATTATTGCGGGTGGTAAAGGGACGCGCATGGCCCCCCTGACCCAAACCACTCCCAAGCCAATGTTGCCCTTATTAGATCGTCCCTTTTTGGCCTGGATGGTGGAGCGCTGTCGGGCTGTGGGGATTAGAGATATTTTGATTAATGTTCATTACCACGCCCATCAGATTGAAGATTATTTTGGGGATGGCAGGGCTTGGGGTGTGCAAATTCGCTATCTGCGCGAGGAAATTCCCCTCGATACGGCCGGGGCGATGAAGCTAGCAGAGCCTTATTTTACGGGAGACTCGTTGTTAGTCTTTAATGCCGATATTTTGACGGATTTGGATCTGCAACAACTGATTGACTGTCACCAGACGGCCCAAGCTCAAGCCACCTTAGCTTTAACCCGTGTCAGTAATCCCACCGCCTTTGGCCTGGTTGAGCTAGCCGAAACTCAAGGGGGGGTTAATCAAGTAGTTGCTTTCCGGGAAAAACCCACTCCCGAGCAGGCGGCTGAATTGGGCATTGACACCATTAATGCTGGAACCTATGTCCTCGAGCCAGGGATTTTTGCCCAATACGATCATGGCCAGCCCTTAAGTTTTGAGCGCACAGTTTTCCCCCAACTCCTGGCCCAGTCAGAGAGAATGGCAGCTTTGATTTGGGAGGGCTATTGGCAGGACTTAGGCACACCCCAGAAATACTACCAGGCCCATTTGGACAGCTTGGCGGGAATTATGCCCTATCCAATTGCCGAGTACGCCAGAGAAATTGCACCACAGGTTTGGGCGGCTCCAACGGCAGAGGTTCATGCCCAGGCCATCCTTAAGGGGCCTAGCTATATTGGCGAGAAGGTGAAGATTGGGGCCAATGCGATTGTGCCAGAGGGAACAGTGATTGGGCAGGCTTCTTTGGTGGATCGGCCATTAGAACCGGGCATTTATCCAGCCGGGACATTAGCTATCTGA
- a CDS encoding LCP family protein, with translation MAISSKQRASRSSRSPRTAQAMAVPRKNRSPWSWLGWGVAFATVSAVSLGLGMSLSLMTPSRQSNGELSGGWGQLFGRGFQYGLARPINVLIMGVDLEPNAQGYDHDSLNGRSDTMLLARLNPDHNSVTVLTIPRDSRVEIPGYGMQKINAANAFGGAPLATQVVSHTLNYVPVDRYIRISTQAFRELVDLIGGVEVNVPVRMQYTDNTQKLFIDLQPGLQTLNGDQAEGFVRFRHDGLGDIGRAQRQQILLKALQKKISNPLMLAKLPQLYQVMQQYMDTDLSFGEMMAILQFGLGTSSKNINMLLLPGQFSGDGYDASYWLPNYEAIDRLVARHFFEKDASWSGTETVDPKGLKIAIQNATDSDQAGQVIVDFLMAQNYRNVYMDSEWSHPVAKTQVIAQQGDREAAVAMLIDLGLGRVAKELVEVDATGSFGSDITIRIGSDWRSFVPANF, from the coding sequence TTGGCAATTTCATCAAAACAACGTGCTTCCCGCTCATCTCGTTCTCCTCGCACCGCCCAGGCCATGGCAGTCCCCCGCAAAAATCGTTCTCCTTGGTCTTGGTTAGGGTGGGGTGTGGCCTTTGCAACCGTATCAGCAGTCTCCTTGGGCCTGGGGATGTCGCTTTCGTTGATGACACCCTCACGCCAGAGTAACGGGGAACTTTCTGGGGGTTGGGGTCAATTATTTGGGCGTGGGTTTCAATACGGCCTCGCTCGCCCGATCAACGTCCTGATTATGGGTGTGGATTTAGAACCTAATGCCCAAGGTTATGACCATGACTCTTTGAATGGTCGCAGTGACACAATGCTTTTAGCTCGGCTTAATCCTGATCATAATTCAGTTACGGTCTTAACCATTCCGCGGGATAGTCGGGTCGAAATTCCCGGTTATGGAATGCAAAAAATCAACGCCGCCAATGCCTTTGGGGGTGCGCCCCTAGCGACGCAGGTGGTTAGCCACACCCTAAATTATGTGCCCGTGGATCGCTATATCCGCATCAGTACCCAGGCGTTTCGGGAGCTAGTGGATTTAATTGGTGGAGTGGAAGTGAATGTTCCTGTGCGGATGCAATATACCGATAACACTCAAAAACTGTTTATTGACCTCCAGCCTGGCCTCCAAACCTTAAATGGAGATCAAGCTGAGGGATTTGTCCGGTTCCGCCATGATGGCCTGGGGGATATTGGCCGGGCCCAGCGGCAACAGATATTACTAAAGGCATTACAGAAAAAAATTTCTAATCCCTTGATGCTGGCCAAGTTACCCCAGCTCTATCAAGTCATGCAGCAATATATGGATACTGATCTGAGTTTTGGCGAGATGATGGCCATATTGCAGTTTGGCCTGGGCACGTCCTCCAAAAATATCAATATGCTGCTGTTGCCCGGTCAGTTCAGTGGCGATGGCTACGATGCTAGTTATTGGTTGCCCAATTATGAGGCTATTGATCGCCTGGTAGCGCGCCACTTTTTTGAAAAAGATGCGAGCTGGAGTGGGACAGAGACCGTTGACCCCAAAGGCTTAAAAATTGCCATCCAAAATGCTACCGATAGTGACCAGGCCGGGCAAGTCATTGTTGACTTTTTAATGGCCCAAAATTACCGAAATGTCTATATGGATTCTGAATGGTCACATCCGGTCGCAAAAACACAAGTTATTGCCCAGCAGGGGGACAGGGAAGCTGCCGTGGCCATGCTGATTGACTTGGGCTTGGGTCGTGTTGCTAAAGAGCTAGTGGAAGTAGATGCAACGGGGAGCTTTGGTTCAGATATTACGATTCGGATTGGCAGTGACTGGCGTAGTTTTGTCCCAGCAAATTTCTAG